Proteins from one Oryza sativa Japonica Group chromosome 12, ASM3414082v1 genomic window:
- the LOC107278137 gene encoding uncharacterized protein yields the protein MAATAASPERARAEVDTSSAFRSVKEAVAVFGERILVGENRNGGGGYGGGDRRAGREGRTRSNTLAIAASFAKLEGGGGGDGVRVSNHSKPNAIGVNAKLPVASDATPPAMYLVPSSSPPFFASSPSLANDDDGVSAASASDAMVMGSIRKVEEEAARARQEVVQLKRRLAETELAMATLSAKLHRALSKLAHMEADRAAAERARIQRRDGRDMALAVWAASGGGDRRRGVATAAAHAAATARRQPLGELLRLGEADVVGAGAGAGGEMVIGGQRRAAAAAARRKVQKEKPIVPLIVPLINGILFSRKKRNKDKESLYMKELYSLLRLS from the coding sequence GGTGAAGGAGGCGGTCGCCGTGTTCGGCGAGCGCATCCTCGTCGGCGAGAACCGGAACGGCGGTGGCGGGTATGGCGGCGGTGACCGCCGTGCTGGTAGGGAGGGGAGGACCAGGTCGAACACCTTGGCCATTGCCGCCTCGTTTGCGAAGctcgagggaggaggaggaggagatggtgtcAGGGTTTCTAACCACTCGAAGCCGAACGCCATTGGTGTCAATGCCAAGCTTCCAGTGGCGTCGGATGCTACGCCGCCGGCGATGTACTTGGTCCCGTCATCCTCGCCGCCGTTCttcgcgtcgtcgccgtcgctcgccaacgacgacgacggcgtctccgccgcctccgccagcgACGCCATGGTGATGGGCTCCATCaggaaggtggaggaggaggccgccagggCGAGGCAGGAGGTGGTGCAGCTGAAGCGGAGGCTGGCCGAGACGGAGCTCGCCATGGCCACGCTCAGCGCGAAGCTCCACCGCGCGCTCTCCAAGCTCGCGCACATGGAGGCCgacagggcggcggcggagcgcgcgcGCATCCAGCGCAGGGACGGCCGCGACATGGCGCTGGCTGTCTGGGccgcgtccggcggcggcgaccggcgccgcggcgtcgccaccgcggccgcccacgcggcggcgacggcgaggcggcagcCGCTGGGAGAGCTTCTCAGGCTCGGCGAGGCcgacgtcgtcggcgccggcgccggcgccggcggcgagatggtGATCGGTGGCCagagaagggcggcggcggcggcggcgaggaggaaggtgcAGAAGGAGAAGCCGATCGTGCCACTGATCGTTCCTCTCATCAATGGCATCCTCTTCTCCAGGAAGAAGAGGAACAAGGACAAGGAGAGCTTGTACATGAAGGAGCTTTACAGCTTGCTTAGGCTCAGCTAG